One Erinaceus europaeus chromosome 5, mEriEur2.1, whole genome shotgun sequence genomic window carries:
- the LRTM2 gene encoding leucine-rich repeat and transmembrane domain-containing protein 2, with amino-acid sequence MLAPGSSPKWRTRLAPPWGQIYWITCWITLYTTEALPTCPFSCKCDSSKLEVDCSGLGLTSVPLDLPAATRTLLLLNNKLTTLPSWTFANLSSLQRLDLSNNFLDQLPGSIFGDLTNLTELQLRNNSIRTLDRDLLQHVPLLRHLDLSINGLAQLPPGLFDQLPALRSLSLRSNRLQSLDRLTFEPLGSLQLLQLGDNPWECDCKLRGFKHWMEWFSYRGGRLDQLSCTLPKELRGKDMRVVPMEMFNYCSQLEDDASSAGLDVPGPPCTKASPEPAKPKPGAEPEPEPSTACPQKQRYRPVSVRRAIGTVIIAGVVCGIVCIMMVVAAAYGCIYASLMAKYHRELKKRQPLMGDPEGEHEEQKQISSVA; translated from the exons ATGCTGGCCCCAGGCAGCAGCCCCAAGTGGAGGACGAGGCTAGCCCCACCATGGGGGCAGATCTACT GGATCACCTGCTGGATCACCCTGTATACCACGGAGGCTCTGCCCACTTGCCCGTTCTCTTGCAAGTGCGACAGCAGCAAGCTGGAGGTGGACTGCAGTGGTCTGGGCCTCACCAGTGTCCCTCTGGACCTGCCCGCTGCCACCCGCACCCTCTTGCTCTTGAACAATAAGCTGACCACCCTGCCGAGCTGGACCTTTGCCAACCTGTCCAGCCTGCAGCGGCTGGACCTGTCTAACAACTTCCTGGACCAGCTGCCGGGCTCCATCTTCGGAGACCTGACCAATCTGACCGAGCTCCAGCTGCGTAATAACAGTATCAGGACCCTGGACAGGGACCTGCTGCAGCACGTGCCCCTGCTGCGCCACCTGGACCTGTCCATCAATGGCCTGGCCCAGCTGCCCCCTGGCCTTTTCGACCAGCTGCCTGCTCTGCGCTCCCTGTCTCTGCGCTCCAACAGACTGCAGAGTCTGGACAGGCTGACCTTTGAGCCCCTGGGGAGCCTGCAGTTGCTCCAGCTTGGGGACAACCCCTGGGAGTGTGACTGCAAGCTGCGCGGGTTCAAGCACTGGATGGAGTGGTTCTCCTACCGAG GGGGGCGTCTGGACCAGCTGTCCTGTACCCTCCCCAAGGAACTGCGGGGCAAGGACATGCGTGTGGTGCCCATGGAGATGTTCAACTACTGCTCCCAGCTAGAGGATGACGCCAGCTCCGCAGGCCTGGATGTCCCCGGGCCACCCTGCACCAAGGCCAGCCCAGAACCCGCCAAGCCCAAGCCCGGGGCCGAGCCAGAGCCGGAGCCCAGCACCGCCTGCCCCCAGAAGCAGAGGTACAGGCCTGTGAGTGTGCGGAGGGCCATCGGCACTGTCATCATCGCCGGCGTGGTGTGTGGTATCGTGTGCATCATGATGGTGGTGGCCGCTGCCTATGGCTGTATCTATGCCTCCCTCATGGCCAAGTACCACCGTGAGCTCAAGAAGCGCCAGCCCCTGATGGGGGACCCTGAGGGGGAGCACGAGGAGCAGAagcagatctcttctgtggcctGA